Genomic DNA from Actinomycetota bacterium:
TGGTCGTCGACGCCGACGAGGGCGCTGCGGCGCAGGACCAGCGGATCGCCCGCCAGGTGGCCGACGCCGGCGTCGGCTGCATCATCGCTCTGAACAAGTGGGACAAGATCGAGGACGAGGAGATGGCCAAGATCACCGAGAGGACCGTGGCCGACCGCCTGCAGTTCGTCGACTACGCCGCTCTCATCCGCACCTCGGCCCTCACGAAGAGGGGAGTGGGCAAGATCTTTCCGCAGATCGACCACGTCCTTCAGGCCCGGAAGCGCCGGGTCCCGACCTCGACCCTGAACGACCTGATCCACGAGGCCCAGCAGCGGACTCCGCCGCCGAGCGTCGGCGGCAAACACGCCAAGGTCCTCTACGCCACTCAGGCCGAGACCTCGCCGCCCACCTTCGTGCTGTTCACCAGCGCGGTCCTGGCGGTCTCCTGGGAGCGGTTCATCGAGCGCCGCCTGCGGGAGGAGTTCGACTTCACCGGCAACCCGATCAAGATAATCGTGAGGGAGCGGGTACGAGAAGAACGCACTTAGCACTACAATCGAAGCTTCGGGACGTAGCGTAGTTTGGTAGCGCATCCGGCTGGGGGCCGGAAGGTCGTCGGTTCAAATCCGGCCGTCCCGACTGGCAAAACGCCTAACGATTCACCCGCACCGTTCAGGCATAGGTTTAGTTCCACGCCCGCTGGCCAAACAAAAGAGTGAGGCGGTGCGAGAATAGGCCTGTCAACGATCCAAGATCGCATCCTAGGGAGGGTTCCATGGCTGATGAAGAAAGCGGCAAGAGCAAGCCGATGATCGAGACCATCATGAACGTCCAGGGAAACAAGAAGTTGGGGCCCCCGCCGGACCGCAAGAAGAACAACGAGAGGATCCTGGCGGCTTACGCCGATCGCCCCGAGACCCGTGACCCCAAGTACATGGAGGGCATGGAGCGGAGCATGAACGAAGAGCCCAAGTCTCTCGGCGAGCGCATCGACGAAGACCAGTTCTAAGCCGCAGCTGCACAGCCCCATCTCAGATTTGAGCAGCATCCAAAATCAGGGCGCCCATGGCGCTCTGATTTATGTTGCGATCGGGGCCTCCGACGTCGTGGGCGAAGGGGCCGACAAACCCGACACCGAGGCCTGGCCCATCGTGATCTACGAGCGGCTCCCCAAGGGAACCGTGATCCACCGCCTGGGCGTGTCGGGGAGCACCGCCGAGGAGGCCACAGTCGAGCAGCTGCCGGCAGCCGAGACGCTCGAACCGAATCTGGTGACGATCTGGCTGGCGATCAACGACATCCGCAACCAGGTTCCGCTCGAGACCTACCGCAAGTCCCTTGATGAGATCGTCAGGCGCATGACCGACACCGGTGCCCAGGTCTTCGTCGGCAACGTTCCCGACCTCCGCGGGATCCCCGAGCTGGCTGAGAGCTACCGGCCCGACCAGCTGACCGCGTTCACCGCGGAGTGGAACGCAACCATCGCAGAGGTGGTGCTGGCCAACGGCGCCCACCTGGTCGACCTGCAGGAGGCCTCCGAGGGCATGGAACAGGAGGAGATGCAGGTTCTCATCAGCGAGGATCGATTCCACCCGTCGACGCTGGGGCACGTCGCCCTGGCGGAGATCTTCCTCCACCACATCGAATCCGCTTTTTAGCCCCCGCTTCGTTCGCGCCCGGCACTACAATTGGGCCCACACCTGTGAGCTTTCCAGGTCTTAGGTTCTTGAAGCGGACGGAGGCGACCTCGGTGAACGCAGAATCGGAAGAGGTCGTCCTCGACCGGGTGCTGACCATCCCGAACATCATCACCACCGGCCGCTTGATCCTCATCCCGATCTTCGGGTGGGCGTTCCTCACCGGTGACCGGGACACACTGGCGCTGATCCTGCTGATGATCCTCGGCACGACCGACTGGCTGGACGGTTTTGTCGCCCGGGCCACCGGACAGGTGTCCAAGCTGGGCAAGCTGCTCGACCCGGTGGCCGACCGGCTGGCGATATTCGTCGTTCTGGTCGCCCTGACCTTCCGCGGCGTGGTTCCCTTCTGGATCGCCGGAGTGCTGCTGTTCAGGGACTTGATCGTCTCGATCGTCTTCCCGATCCTGGAGGCCAAGGGGTTCCCGCGAATTCCCGTCAACCGGACCGGCAAGTGGGCCACTGCATTTATCTTTAGCGGTATGGCATTAGCCGCCGCCAGTGTCCTGGAGTCCCTGGAGGACTTCGCCGCCCCCGCCTCCCTGGCCTTTTTGGTCGTCGGGGCCGTGCTCTACTACGTCGCCGGCTACTTCTACTACACAGAGATCCGAAAAATTCTCGACGCGAGGGCTGCCGTTTGATGCAGCTGGGCAAGCGGAAAGCCGGGATTGCGGGGGTGGTCGCGGTGATGGTCCTGGGCGGTTGGATGGGCGCATCGGCGGTCGCCAGCGCCGGTGAG
This window encodes:
- a CDS encoding CDP-alcohol phosphatidyltransferase family protein; translated protein: MNAESEEVVLDRVLTIPNIITTGRLILIPIFGWAFLTGDRDTLALILLMILGTTDWLDGFVARATGQVSKLGKLLDPVADRLAIFVVLVALTFRGVVPFWIAGVLLFRDLIVSIVFPILEAKGFPRIPVNRTGKWATAFIFSGMALAAASVLESLEDFAAPASLAFLVVGAVLYYVAGYFYYTEIRKILDARAAV
- a CDS encoding SGNH/GDSL hydrolase family protein, with product MSSIQNQGAHGALIYVAIGASDVVGEGADKPDTEAWPIVIYERLPKGTVIHRLGVSGSTAEEATVEQLPAAETLEPNLVTIWLAINDIRNQVPLETYRKSLDEIVRRMTDTGAQVFVGNVPDLRGIPELAESYRPDQLTAFTAEWNATIAEVVLANGAHLVDLQEASEGMEQEEMQVLISEDRFHPSTLGHVALAEIFLHHIESAF
- a CDS encoding GTP-binding protein, whose amino-acid sequence is DSLLEVNGKMYRFVDTAGIRRRAKTHEVEIYSASRTRQAIARADLAILVVDADEGAAAQDQRIARQVADAGVGCIIALNKWDKIEDEEMAKITERTVADRLQFVDYAALIRTSALTKRGVGKIFPQIDHVLQARKRRVPTSTLNDLIHEAQQRTPPPSVGGKHAKVLYATQAETSPPTFVLFTSAVLAVSWERFIERRLREEFDFTGNPIKIIVRERVREERT